A single window of Rubripirellula lacrimiformis DNA harbors:
- the aroH gene encoding chorismate mutase → MTVCRGVRGATTVESDDRDQILTATRQMLGLIVRRNGIDLKDVASAQFTVTSDLSAEFPALAARQLRWLEVPLLCGYEISVPGSLPRCIRILLHWNTDREQSEIQHIYLHDAIKLRPDLTGLPPVDFDELERWITEQMKEG, encoded by the coding sequence ATGACCGTTTGCCGAGGCGTCCGCGGGGCGACCACTGTCGAATCCGATGACCGCGACCAGATCTTGACGGCGACCCGCCAAATGCTGGGGCTGATCGTTCGCCGCAACGGGATCGATCTGAAAGACGTCGCCAGTGCCCAGTTCACCGTGACTAGTGATTTGAGTGCCGAGTTTCCCGCCTTGGCCGCTCGCCAGCTGCGTTGGCTCGAGGTTCCACTGCTGTGCGGTTACGAAATTTCGGTTCCCGGATCGCTGCCACGCTGTATCCGGATTCTGTTGCACTGGAACACCGACCGTGAACAATCCGAAATTCAACATATCTATCTGCATGACGCGATCAAGTTGCGTCCCGACTTGACCGGTTTGCCGCCAGTCGACTTTGACGAACTGGAACGATGGATCACCGAGCAGATGAAAGAGGGTTGA
- the floA gene encoding flotillin-like protein FloA (flotillin-like protein involved in membrane lipid rafts): MLLAFGVFMAFLGVVLVFFFLRYFKLWFQAYMSVADVSLVSLIRMHFTKVNPNIVVQAKVMSAQAGLNVSRSNGISTRRLEAHYLAGGNVMNVIHAIIAAHRAEIPLDFDQASAIDLAGRDVLDAVQTSVYPKVIDCPDSARSGKTTLSAITRNGIELRVRTRVTVRTNIGQLIGGATEDTIVARVGEAIISSIGSASSHFDVLENPDMITKVVLSRGLDAQTAFEIVSIDIADIDVGENIGARLQSDQAEADTRVARAEAESRRAEAIAEEQQMKARVTENRSALVLAEAEVPMAMAEAFKAGRIASVSGGQG, encoded by the coding sequence ATGTTGCTGGCGTTCGGCGTGTTCATGGCTTTTTTGGGAGTCGTGCTGGTCTTCTTTTTCCTGCGTTATTTCAAGCTGTGGTTCCAAGCCTACATGTCGGTTGCCGACGTTAGCCTGGTCAGCCTGATCCGGATGCACTTTACGAAGGTCAATCCGAACATCGTTGTGCAGGCCAAAGTCATGTCGGCGCAGGCCGGGTTGAATGTCAGCCGCAGCAATGGGATCAGTACCCGTCGATTGGAAGCCCACTACTTGGCCGGTGGGAACGTCATGAACGTGATCCATGCGATCATCGCCGCCCACCGCGCGGAAATTCCATTGGACTTTGACCAAGCATCTGCGATCGACTTGGCTGGACGCGATGTTTTGGATGCGGTGCAAACCAGCGTCTATCCCAAAGTGATCGACTGTCCCGATTCGGCTCGCAGCGGTAAAACCACGCTTAGCGCGATCACTCGAAATGGCATCGAACTTCGGGTTCGCACTCGCGTCACGGTACGAACCAACATCGGGCAGCTGATCGGTGGTGCCACCGAAGACACCATTGTCGCCCGCGTCGGCGAAGCGATCATCAGTTCGATCGGATCGGCGTCTTCGCACTTCGATGTGCTAGAGAATCCCGACATGATCACCAAGGTCGTGTTGTCCCGTGGTCTGGACGCACAAACGGCATTCGAGATTGTTTCGATTGATATCGCGGATATCGATGTCGGCGAGAACATCGGTGCACGGCTGCAGAGTGACCAAGCGGAAGCCGATACCCGGGTCGCACGTGCCGAAGCCGAAAGCCGTCGCGCCGAAGCGATCGCCGAAGAACAACAGATGAAAGCCCGTGTCACCGAGAATCGATCGGCATTGGTGCTGGCCGAAGCGGAAGTGCCGATGGCGATGGCCGAAGCCTTCAAAGCCGGGCGAATCGCCTCGGTCAGCGGCGGCCAAGGCTAG
- the aspS gene encoding aspartate--tRNA ligase, whose amino-acid sequence MLRTHTCGQLRKEHVGTEVTLCGWVESKRDHGGAVFIDLRDRYGLTQVVVGPPEAGEALIAEAGRVPMESVVLIRGVVADRLEGKTNSKLATGDIEVRSVHFEILNPCATPPFTPGQSDLPGEDLRLKYRFLDLRRPAMLRAMVLRSKIVKTMRDYFAEHDFIDVETPILGRSTPEGARDYLVPSRVHAGKFYALPQSPQLYKQILMVAGFDRYIQVAKCFRDEDLRADRQPEFTQLDLEMSFVDHEDIIGLIDGLVARTAEEILGKKVTLPLPRMTYEESMRRFGHDAPDLRFAMEIVDVTPVAAKTEFRVFRGTADAGNFVRGITVKDAATKYSRRQIDELTEYVKNDFGAKGLAWFRVEDDGTLWSPISKNLEAEHLAEIKELMSGQPGDLLMFLADTWEVTCKGLAGLRKRLAGELGLIDPDELNCSWVTEFPMFEKDEETGNWHAMHHPFTAPLASDLSLLESSPEKCRAQAYDLVINGSEAGGGTIRIHDAATQSKVFDLLGIDEATAEDRFGFLLNALKYGAPPHGGIALGIDRWVMLIAGLDNIREVIAFPKTQKASDLMTEAPGNVDADQLTELHLRTAKSAK is encoded by the coding sequence GTGCTACGCACCCATACCTGCGGCCAACTCCGCAAAGAACACGTCGGAACCGAAGTGACCCTTTGCGGATGGGTCGAAAGCAAGCGAGATCACGGCGGCGCCGTCTTCATCGATCTTCGCGATCGCTATGGATTGACGCAGGTTGTCGTGGGACCGCCCGAAGCGGGCGAGGCGCTGATTGCCGAAGCCGGCCGCGTTCCGATGGAATCGGTGGTTCTGATCCGCGGAGTCGTCGCCGACCGCCTGGAAGGCAAGACGAACTCGAAGCTGGCCACCGGCGACATCGAAGTCCGTAGCGTCCACTTCGAAATCCTGAACCCCTGTGCGACACCGCCCTTCACCCCGGGTCAATCGGACCTGCCGGGTGAAGACCTGCGTTTGAAGTATCGATTTTTGGATCTGCGTCGCCCGGCCATGCTGCGAGCGATGGTGCTGCGAAGCAAGATCGTCAAAACGATGCGTGACTACTTCGCCGAGCACGACTTTATCGATGTCGAAACTCCGATCTTGGGTCGCAGCACGCCCGAGGGAGCTCGCGACTATCTGGTTCCCAGCCGCGTGCACGCAGGCAAGTTCTATGCATTGCCGCAGTCGCCGCAACTTTACAAGCAGATTTTGATGGTGGCTGGCTTTGACCGCTACATCCAAGTCGCCAAGTGTTTCCGAGACGAAGATTTGCGTGCCGACCGGCAACCCGAGTTCACCCAGTTGGACTTGGAAATGTCGTTCGTTGACCACGAGGACATCATCGGTCTGATCGACGGATTGGTCGCTCGCACGGCCGAAGAAATCTTGGGCAAGAAGGTCACGTTGCCGCTGCCACGGATGACCTATGAAGAATCCATGCGACGATTCGGGCACGACGCGCCCGACCTGCGTTTCGCGATGGAAATCGTGGACGTCACCCCGGTGGCTGCCAAAACCGAATTCCGTGTCTTCCGTGGCACCGCCGACGCAGGCAACTTCGTTCGCGGGATCACGGTCAAGGACGCGGCGACCAAGTATTCGCGTCGCCAGATCGACGAACTGACCGAATACGTCAAGAACGACTTTGGCGCCAAGGGTTTGGCTTGGTTCCGAGTGGAAGACGACGGGACGCTGTGGAGCCCGATTAGCAAGAACCTGGAAGCCGAACACTTGGCCGAAATCAAAGAACTGATGTCGGGCCAACCGGGCGACCTGTTGATGTTCTTGGCCGATACTTGGGAAGTCACCTGCAAGGGCCTGGCGGGACTCCGCAAACGCTTGGCCGGTGAACTCGGTTTGATCGATCCCGACGAACTCAACTGCAGCTGGGTGACCGAATTCCCGATGTTCGAAAAGGACGAGGAAACCGGCAACTGGCATGCGATGCACCACCCGTTCACCGCGCCGCTGGCAAGCGACTTGTCGCTGCTGGAATCGTCACCGGAGAAGTGCCGCGCCCAAGCCTACGACCTGGTCATCAACGGTAGCGAAGCGGGTGGTGGAACGATCCGGATCCACGATGCGGCAACCCAATCGAAGGTGTTCGACCTGTTGGGTATCGACGAAGCGACGGCCGAAGATCGGTTCGGATTCCTGCTGAACGCGCTGAAGTACGGTGCACCGCCACACGGCGGGATCGCCTTGGGCATCGACCGCTGGGTCATGCTGATTGCTGGACTGGACAACATCCGCGAAGTGATCGCATTCCCGAAAACGCAAAAGGCATCCGATCTGATGACCGAGGCTCCCGGCAATGTCGACGCCGACCAATTGACCGAGCTGCATTTGCGGACTGCCAAATCGGCCAAGTAG
- the deoC gene encoding deoxyribose-phosphate aldolase: MASYQYHDASKMIDHALLNPTLSSDALESGCRMAAAYDVASVCIMPYYLSRCVEILAGTTVLPSTVIGFPLGAHKTSTKVAEAKTAVADGAIELDMVVNISAVLSGNWRLVQDEIQAIVDVAHADGRKVKVIFENCYLQDDHKIRLCQIAGAAGADWVKTSTGFGTGGATMDDLKLMIAHTSAPTEVKAAGGVRDLATLMEVRSLGVTRVGASATAAILDPARAELGLPPVDLGDGSDQSGY; encoded by the coding sequence ATGGCGAGCTATCAGTATCACGACGCGTCGAAGATGATCGACCATGCCCTGCTGAACCCGACTCTGTCGAGTGATGCGCTCGAATCCGGTTGTCGCATGGCGGCCGCCTATGATGTGGCCAGTGTCTGCATCATGCCTTACTACCTGTCGCGATGTGTCGAAATCCTTGCCGGGACAACCGTGTTGCCAAGCACGGTGATCGGTTTCCCACTGGGGGCACATAAGACATCGACGAAAGTGGCCGAGGCCAAGACAGCGGTTGCCGATGGCGCCATCGAACTGGACATGGTGGTTAACATTTCAGCGGTGCTTAGCGGAAACTGGCGGCTTGTTCAGGACGAGATCCAAGCGATTGTCGACGTCGCCCACGCCGACGGCCGCAAGGTGAAGGTGATCTTCGAAAACTGCTATCTACAAGACGATCACAAGATCCGGTTGTGCCAGATCGCGGGTGCTGCCGGTGCCGACTGGGTCAAGACATCGACCGGATTCGGAACCGGCGGTGCGACGATGGACGACCTGAAACTGATGATCGCCCACACATCGGCCCCCACCGAGGTCAAAGCGGCCGGTGGAGTGCGTGATTTGGCAACCCTGATGGAAGTGCGGTCGCTGGGGGTGACCCGCGTGGGCGCCAGCGCGACTGCGGCGATCCTGGACCCGGCGCGAGCCGAATTGGGGCTGCCACCGGTCGATTTGGGCGATGGATCCGACCAATCCGGGTACTAA
- a CDS encoding alpha/beta hydrolase family protein, producing the protein MEITSYRVKFDGGNGDALAGIVDRPADVDPSMVVVFSHCFTCNKDLKAIVRISRALASEGIAMLRYDMTGLGGSEGDFSHTSFTTNLADLASAIRFANAELGTVTGLIGHSFGGAASLAIAGATAAVSSSDAEDRVVASADWQQSDWQQEHWRLGDWSPRAVVALAAPSDTGHLAVLLSRMNPAIQSDGMGTVSIGGRVWMIRREMLDDFRSHDLPSMISRIDCPTLLVHSPSDSTVGYDHAVRILGLIQSSPHQKTSGKRDGKSSGSVSPSSPSLLTLDGADHLMTSDARDLVYVSSSVASFLARYASPE; encoded by the coding sequence GTGGAAATTACTTCTTATCGCGTCAAATTCGATGGCGGAAATGGCGACGCATTGGCGGGGATCGTGGATCGGCCCGCGGATGTGGATCCATCGATGGTGGTCGTCTTTAGCCACTGCTTTACCTGCAACAAAGACCTCAAAGCGATCGTGCGCATCTCGCGTGCCTTGGCATCCGAAGGGATTGCCATGCTGCGATACGACATGACGGGTTTGGGCGGCAGCGAAGGCGATTTTTCGCACACCAGTTTCACCACGAATCTAGCGGATCTAGCGTCAGCCATCCGTTTTGCCAATGCGGAATTGGGAACCGTCACCGGTTTGATCGGGCATTCCTTTGGCGGTGCAGCCTCGCTGGCGATTGCCGGTGCGACCGCCGCCGTATCCAGCTCCGACGCAGAGGATCGTGTCGTCGCGTCGGCGGATTGGCAGCAATCCGATTGGCAACAGGAACACTGGCGATTGGGCGATTGGTCGCCACGAGCCGTCGTCGCCCTGGCGGCACCCAGCGATACCGGTCACCTAGCCGTGTTGTTGTCGCGCATGAATCCCGCGATTCAATCCGATGGGATGGGGACCGTATCGATTGGCGGACGGGTTTGGATGATTCGCCGCGAAATGCTGGACGATTTCCGCAGCCACGATCTGCCATCGATGATTTCTCGCATCGACTGCCCAACCTTGCTGGTCCACTCGCCATCGGATTCCACGGTCGGCTACGACCATGCGGTTCGGATCCTAGGGTTGATTCAGTCGTCGCCGCATCAAAAGACCAGCGGAAAGCGAGACGGAAAAAGCAGCGGCAGCGTTTCGCCATCGTCCCCATCGTTGTTGACGTTGGATGGGGCCGATCACTTGATGACGTCGGATGCCCGAGATCTGGTCTATGTGTCCAGTTCGGTGGCATCCTTTCTGGCTCGGTACGCGTCGCCCGAATAA
- the purM gene encoding phosphoribosylformylglycinamidine cyclo-ligase → MAATYKDAGVDLDVYAESMSRLPRLMHRTFSPRVIPSDGGFAGLFQLDFAGKMFARNYQDPVLVSGTDGVGTKLKIAQVTGRHDTVGIDLVAMCVNDLLCTGAEPLFFLDYVAMGKDDPARLEKIVQGISDGCVAGDMALLGGETAIMPDMYAVEDYDLAGFAVGVVERKRLIDGKKIGEGDVVLGLASSGLHSNGFSLVRKIIADAGLGWDDAPQPVAGKTSLGGKTLGDLCLEPTKIYTKAIRAVQSHYRVKNVLHGLAHITGGGFEENLDRILPKQVDAIIDADAWTPQPIFRWLQETGNVETSEMRRVFNMGIGMAAVVSEFYADNVASQIREHGIECQPIGKIVAGTGKVQYAKA, encoded by the coding sequence ATGGCAGCCACTTACAAAGACGCCGGCGTTGACCTTGATGTTTACGCCGAATCCATGAGCCGGTTGCCACGGCTGATGCACCGCACGTTCAGCCCCCGTGTGATCCCCAGCGATGGTGGATTCGCGGGCCTGTTCCAGCTGGATTTTGCGGGCAAAATGTTTGCCCGCAACTATCAGGATCCGGTGCTGGTCAGTGGTACCGACGGTGTGGGAACGAAGCTGAAAATCGCCCAGGTCACCGGTCGCCACGACACCGTTGGCATCGACCTGGTCGCGATGTGCGTCAACGACCTGCTGTGCACCGGAGCCGAGCCACTATTCTTTTTGGACTATGTGGCGATGGGCAAGGACGATCCGGCTCGGTTGGAAAAAATCGTGCAAGGCATCAGTGACGGATGCGTCGCTGGTGACATGGCGTTGTTGGGCGGCGAAACAGCCATCATGCCCGACATGTACGCCGTCGAAGACTATGACCTGGCGGGGTTTGCAGTCGGCGTGGTCGAACGAAAACGTTTGATCGATGGAAAGAAAATCGGCGAAGGCGACGTCGTCTTGGGATTGGCGTCCAGCGGTTTGCATAGCAACGGTTTTTCGCTGGTTCGAAAGATCATCGCCGATGCCGGCCTCGGCTGGGACGACGCTCCGCAGCCGGTCGCAGGAAAGACTTCCCTGGGTGGAAAGACTTTGGGCGACCTGTGTCTGGAACCGACCAAGATCTACACCAAAGCGATCCGAGCGGTGCAATCGCATTACCGCGTCAAAAATGTGCTGCACGGACTGGCGCATATCACCGGCGGTGGATTCGAAGAAAACCTAGACCGGATCTTGCCCAAACAAGTCGACGCCATCATCGACGCCGACGCCTGGACGCCACAACCGATTTTCCGCTGGTTGCAAGAAACCGGGAATGTCGAGACCTCGGAAATGCGACGCGTCTTCAACATGGGAATTGGGATGGCCGCCGTCGTCAGCGAGTTCTACGCCGATAATGTCGCTTCCCAAATTCGCGAACACGGCATCGAGTGTCAGCCGATCGGGAAGATCGTCGCCGGGACCGGCAAAGTTCAATACGCCAAGGCATGA